The nucleotide sequence ATCTAATCACTATCAAACCATTGAAGAATTACCGCAAGGCGCCATTGTCGGTACCTCAAGCCTGCGTCGCCAGTGCCAACTGCGCGCTCGTCGTCCAGATTTAGTGATTAAAGACTTACGTGGTAACGTGGGCACTCGTTTAGGCAAGTTAGATAATGGCGAATATGATGCGATTATCTTGGCGGCTGCAGGCTTAATTCGCCTTGAATTACACTCACGCATTGCTAGCTTTATTAGCGCCGAAGATTCGCTGCCAGCCAACGGCCAAGGTGCTGTGGGCATTGAATGCCGCACCGATGACGTGAGAGTTAAAGCATTGCTTGCGCCACTTGAGCACATTGAAACTCGCTACCGCGTATTAGCCGAGCGCGCTATGAACACCCGTTTAGAAGGCGGTTGCCAAGTGCCTATCGGTGCGTTTGCTGTAATTGATGGCGATAGCATGCACTTGCGCGGCTTAGTGGGTAGCCCAGATGGTAGCCAGATAATTACTGCTGAAATCACAGGCCATAAGCAAGATGCCGTGCAAATGGGTGTCGACTTAGCCAATGACTTACTTGCGAAAGGCGCCAAGACTATTTTAGATGCCGTATACGCGACGGCGTAAATGAAAGTCTTATTGACGCGGCCTCACGGCCGCAATCAAGACATGATAGATAGCTTAACCGCCCGTGGCATTGCGCATCTGGTGGCGCCTTTACTCGCGGTAGCCGAGGTGCCAGCAAGTCAACATTTGCTCACTAAAGAGCAAGTGCTGAGCTCAGATATATTGATATTTGTTAGCACGAATGCCGTTACTTTTGGTAAACAAGCCTTGGGGCAAGAGTGGCCGCAAGATAAGCAATATTTTGCCGTCGGCCAAGCCACTTGGGCGGCGCTAAAAGCCGATGGTATTGAAGCTTTGCAAGCCCCTCTTGATT is from Shewanella sp. SNU WT4 and encodes:
- the hemC gene encoding hydroxymethylbilane synthase — protein: MSQQLIRIATRKSPLAMWQAEFVKAELERIHPGLQVELLPMSTKGDIILDTPLAKVGGKGLFVKELEVAMLENQADIAVHSMKDVPVDFPEGLGLEVICEREDPRDAFVSNHYQTIEELPQGAIVGTSSLRRQCQLRARRPDLVIKDLRGNVGTRLGKLDNGEYDAIILAAAGLIRLELHSRIASFISAEDSLPANGQGAVGIECRTDDVRVKALLAPLEHIETRYRVLAERAMNTRLEGGCQVPIGAFAVIDGDSMHLRGLVGSPDGSQIITAEITGHKQDAVQMGVDLANDLLAKGAKTILDAVYATA